In Ammospiza caudacuta isolate bAmmCau1 chromosome 2, bAmmCau1.pri, whole genome shotgun sequence, a genomic segment contains:
- the GAP43 gene encoding neuromodulin, whose protein sequence is MLCCMRRTKQVEKNEDGDQKIEQDGIKPEDKAHKAATKIQASFRGHITRKKLKGEKKGDAPASETDAADKKEEGPAGGAAENKESEAPAATEAGAADSAQKEEGSKDSSAPAEEKKGDGAADTGSEQPAPQAATPAASSEEKTAAAAAPERESATKASTDNSPSLKADEAQDKEEPKQADVPAADTTATTTPAAEDATAKATAQPQMETVESSQTEEKTDAVEETKPTESAQQEEVKEEESKADQENA, encoded by the exons GTTGAAAAAAATGAGGACGGAGACCAAAAGATCGAGCAAGATGGCATCAAACCAGAAGATAAAGCTCATAAGGCAGCCACCAAAATCCAGGCCAGCTTCCGCGGACACATAACGAGGAAAAAGCTCAAGGGAGAGAAGAAGGGAGATGCCCCAGCATCTGAGACTGATGCCGCCGACAAGAAGGAGGAAGGCCCTGCCGGCGGAGCGGCCGAGAACAAAGAAAGcgaggctcctgctgccacagaggCAGGCGCCGCTGACAGTGCCCAGAAGGAGGAGGGCAGCAAAGACAGCAGCGCACCAGcggaggagaaaaaaggagacGGAGCCGCCGACAcgggctcagagcagccagccccacaggctgccactcctgctgcctcctcgGAGGAAAAgaccgctgctgctgctgcccctgaaaGGGAAAGTGCCACTAAAGCTTCCACTGATAACTCGCCATCCTTGAAGGCTGACGAAGCCCAAGACAAAGAGGAGCCTAAACAAGCCGACGTGCCTGCTGCTGAcaccactgccaccaccacccCTGCCGCAGAGGATGCTACTGCCAAGGCAACAGCGCAACCCCAAATGGAGACAGTGGAGAGCAGCCAAACCGAAGAGAAGACAG ATGCTGTAGAAGAAACCAAACCTACTGAAAGTGCCCAGCAGGAAGAGGTGAAAGAAGAAGAGAGCAAGGCGGACCAAGAAAATGCCTGA